From the genome of Anopheles funestus chromosome 2RL, idAnoFuneDA-416_04, whole genome shotgun sequence:
AGCCTAGTCTGGGCTTTATCTTTcaaacgaaagcaacaaaTGCATCCCTGGAAGCACTTTTCTTAAACCattctttattttgttgaacatTACGTTCGgaattacattacattacttACCTAACTGTTTCTCATTCTGATACCTCCTCAACCTTCTCACTGAGCAGAGCAATCATCTGTTTCACCGCATCGGCGGCCGGTATCATGTCCAAACCCTCCAGTATGTATGCCAAATTATCCAGACTAGCGTCCATATCATCGTCGAACCACAGCGTCAACAGATGGCAACATTGTTCCGCCACGGTGCCATGTTCCGACTCGAAGTACTGTATCTCGTCCGCACCGTAACCGAGTTTCGTTGCCAGCTTCTTCCAGTCTCGCCCAATGCTCGGTGCCAGCTCGGACAGCTGTTCCTTCGTCACCGCTAGCGtcttgtgtgtatttttgtccTCCGGTGTTAGCTGCTCCGTTTTCAACAGTTCCGTATCCATCTGTTCCTGCTCTTCCTCTCCCACCAGACCCTCGCCTTCCACTTCCGGCCCTTGTTCAGCGTTCGATGGAGCCGTCTCTTCCTGTATCGCATGCTCCAGCTTAATGTCCAGCTTGTCCTTTTGGATCTTCTTCCGTACGCTTTCCAAGTAGTCGGACACTTTGTACGACGGTGTGTTAAACAGCGTAAAGAAGTGAGGTGACTGACGGGCAAGCAGCCGCAATGCACGCCATTCGAACGATGGGTCTTGCTTTTCCTTCGGATTTTCCAGGTACGTTTCAAGCGACGGAAGGAAGTTCCGATCGGTACCTTTGCATGCCTGCAGATTATCTGGACAAAGGTTCCACAGGCGCGTAATCTCCGGATTGCCCATGTAAAACTTGCCCTGCCGGGTTGCATCACGGATTTGATCGCCTAACGGTTTGCGGGGTCGTTTTGCCGGTGGTCGACCACTGCCCGAGGTTGGAGTACTTCCTGCCGTTGCCGAACCACCACTACCGGCCGGTACCGTTGATGAACCCGTATCCTCTAGTACGGCTTCGGGACGTTTAAACTCTTTGCATCCTTCGTTCTTCCAGCTGTTCCAAAGTTCCTCACGCAAAAGCATGTGGCGCGCGGTGTTGGCAAACTTTTTACCATTCGGTGGCGATTCTTCGATCAACTGGTAGACCTGCGTTTCCGTTTCCTTCAACCAATCGGTCTGTGGCTGTGTGAGGACGTGTGTTTCGGCCTTAAATTTTACCGTCGAATTTAGGTACTGAAACAGGATGAGGAACTGCACCAGCACCGAGCGCCGAAAGTTGGAATCTGAAAGCTGTAGCGAAAGTAGCTTCGGGTTGGtgagaaatttggcaaaaaagtgTCCCGACTCTCGGATTTCATCCTCCTCCATCGGGCAGTGGGCGGCAGCGGTTGCATCGATCGCTTTCGAGGTTGTGCTGGAACCACGATGTTCCTCCAGCTTGAAGCTGCTAAACGCGGACAGTACACTTTTCGCATGCGTTTCAAACGTTTTCCACTGCACCTTGCTGTAGCATTGGTTGGGATTGCGGAAGAAGTCTTGCAATGCCCAAAACTTGCAGTACAAATTGTAGTCAATCTTCAGTTTGTTCTCTTCCGCTTCACCGTCCACTTCCGCTTCCGTACTACCGGACAGTTGCTCCACAATCATCTCATCCCCATCCATACCGTACTCGGTGATGTTCTCCAGATTGAATTCCGAAATTATGTTCAGACCGCTGCGCTCAGAGAATGGGAAAAATTTGGCAAGAAACAACAGTATCCGACCGCAGAAGACCGTGTTCTGGGAGCGGGAAAGCCTCCGCAGCAGATCGTTACACATCCGGAGCAGATTGTGCTTGCATGCGGTGAAGAAAAATTCCTCCTTCCAAATGGCCACATTGTTCTCGACGTACGTAAATATCTGTTCGGCCCGGTCCAGCGTGACTGCGTCAAAAATGTCACCAAGCAGTACGACCGGCATCGTAGCGACGGTCATATCCTTTCTGCACGAGTTTACCGCAAAGCTGATGAAACCCTCGATCGCCGGTATGTCCTCCGCCTTCGTAAGCAACATATCGCGAAACGCCTGATGAAGTGCCGTCTTTTTATCGTTATCACTGGCCCGCGCTGCATCGTAATCCGCTTTCAGCACTTCGATGTCGTTCACCGCGAAAGCACGCTCTAGCGATTCCTGCAAATGCGTACGGATAAAACGAGATTTGCTTTGAGAAACTAAACGTATGCGGAAAAGTGGCCGGTATAGAACTAGCACCCATTCACTTACAGTAAACGTTTTTAACAGCACGAGAAAATTAGAAGAACTTGAGCTCATTTTGTTTGCACCGCGCTTCGTTTCGCTATCGGAGGATGTTTGGCATGTAAACAACTTGAACCGAGAAACCAAGGTGCGTACAGTAAACACAAACCACACGTGTCAAAGCATCTTAAGCACCTTCTACACATGCGGCAAACACTAGGGGTAGAAAAGGCctttttgtgcttttaaattttatttgcatttctcAATTTACGCTCTAACGAACTATTTAGTTTTGATGCTGTCTCTTtggtgtttattttcttttatgtttcattttccgaTTGTAAAGAAACGATGAAGAAAACAGCTCTTTATCTACAGCTAAACTATGGGATATCCGCTTGGTCATAACTCGATTGCCTACATAACACTGTACACAATATACGCAGCTACGTTACGTCAAACTGGCACATGAGACAGAGCACATACACCTTTCGTCCGAGCTATACACTTGGCTCTGAACCTTCGCATTATTTTTCGCGTCGTCGGCTTTGCGGTCGGTAGTCATTTAAATGTGCTCGAGCAAAATTCACTAATGGTAACAGAACGGTTTCACCGTGCAATATTGTGAACAAAGCATTAGTGCAAGGCGTCTTGCGCAAGCTGGATACATAGCGCACAGCATCACCAAGGGAACGCATCGGATTATTCTCCTATGGTAGAAGCGCAACCAAAAACACCGTTCAGTTTCTGAACCAATCTTCTTGGGGTTTTCAGCGGGAAGGAAGAACGGCGGACGTGTGTACAAGTGAAGAAAAGAGGAGGATGTGGTGTAGAATTTAAGTGGTATTTCGTGTggatgagtgtgtgtttgtgtgtttgttaatGTTTGCGAGAGGGTGGAAAGGGTGTGATTGTTCTCTCGTTTTCTTTCCGTTGCTAAGAAGTGCCGTAGAATGAGAGAACGCAAGCATTCTTGACTCGTCGTGGGGTGGTGGTTGGTTGCTTTGAttcattgataaaaaaatagttcccAAAAAGTTTTATGCTAAAATCTTCACCCCGAATGTGGCAAAGCGCACAAAGAAAGATACCAGTCAAGCCGGTGCTTAgtcagtgtatgtgtgtgtatgtgtcttttttgtgtttgctctatcttctttctttcgtgctgttaaaagaaaaaccgctTTGCCCTTAATTCGGCGGTGAACGAGTTATGCGTAGAACGAATGAACGGTCAAATGCATTATATagcaatggttttgttttatcttttaaaaagcagcaaaatttGTAGTGAAACCCATCCAATGGAAAGTGACAAGTGATCAAGTATCAGTAGAATAtaatccaaacaaaaaaaaagtaaataaagttGTGTACGCTGTTATacgccagcaaaaaaaacggtacgcaacacaaaacacacagcatAAAGATCATCTCAGCGTGTGCATCATCAAGCCCCAGCAGCAAGTGGAAGCGAACCAGCCGACGGTATCGATCGTGCAGTGCAGTGGAGTGACAGAGTACGAGATACAACAAAAATGGCTACTTTTCGAAATGCGGCCCATCAGAAAAGTCTGTCCGTGGAGGAACGGGCGGAAATGCGCGAGAAGTTCGAGGAGGTAAGTGGGAAAACGTGTGCGAGACGGTTTTTCATGTTGGCATCCTCCGGGCCCAAAAcgaatcttttttctttcttctggtCGTTGCGGGTGGTGGCAATGGCACTGCCCTTCGTATAGGGGCACTTTACGAGAACGCACCGCGAGATGTCTCCTGCCGGGTGGATACCATGGTTACGATGGGGTTGCAAAAGTAACAATTTTCTCTCCTTAAAAAACAATGCTCCCACATGGGGGACGAAGTTTATGCTTGTGGTGTTAAAACATATTACAAATCCTTTCTCACCCTCGATCATAATATTGCATAAAGAAATACACAAGACTCTCTTAATGATGATGAACTTATGCATAGCTTATgtcttttttcattctttcataCAAATGCACACCCTCCCCCGGGGGGTGATATGGCCTACTACATGGGACACGGTATTCATTTACATGATGCACTATAAGCCCACCATGTCCGCAAAACTGCCGAGGGTTGATGGGAAGCCAAATTCCTACCGTTTTGCATACAGTTATCGCAGTGGCCACCCCACCTTGGAACTCCTCGCTTTTATATTGTAAATCTTCGCCTGAACTCTTTACCCCCTGCTGAAGGGGTAATGGAAACTCTCCGGTTCTTctggtttaattaatttccaattGATTTACGATGACTCATTGCCGCTTCAGGCTTGCCCAGGCATCGGAAGTCTGGTTGGAAATCCCTATTGATTGCATGAAGTACCCTCCCTTGGAAGGGTTCACCGGTTTTTGAGCTTTTCTTACACACACACCTCCGTTATCTTTGGCCTGGCGCCTCCTTTacccgtgtatgtgtgtctatATTCCGTTTGCTGTTAATCGTATACCGGTATCGCGTCTAATACGCTTCTCATTCAGATCCAACGGAGCAAACCAGACGTTTGACCTCATTTCGTTCGGGACGCAGTCGTCTCATCGAGCCGGTTGCTCGTTCCCATCAAGAGGCAGCGATTAGTCGACCGGCGATTTGCCGAAGCGACCACAAACAACGACGACAAACACTCGAAGGCGGCCAAGTTGCGTACGCGCATGCCACGACACTCCCAAACTCAACTTCCCGATGGGGCGCCGGGATACGTCcggttctctttttttttctttcttttttcccttcgtttGAGATTTTCCGGCACTCGATTTTGCCAGCTTGTGTTACATTCCAAACGGGTGCGGCATGTGGCCAACGGTGGCGCTGTACGAAACGGCTTGTTTTCCTTGGGGATGGCAATGCCGgctgttgatttgtttgcacCCGGAAGCCCTCTCGCTagctctctttttctctcttgtaCTTCtgtgttgaattgtttttttcttctgacaTTTTTCTCCTGCCGGTCGATGGCTTTTTGGTGTGCTTTTGCGCACGAGAGAAAGGCCTCGCAGTTACCGGGCGGCTGGCCGGAACACGTGTACATATCCGGTCAATTTAAATTATGGATTGTACCTATAATCATTGGACACGAGCTACAAATCGTTCAATTATTTACGTTTTTTCTGTGCTTGGCAATAGATTTTAGATGATAGTTTGCTTAATTTAACCTTAAAGATTGATTATTGTTTTAAGTGGAATAGAAAACTTGAATAATTTTCGCCAACGCCCTAAACTGAGGGGTACTAACCTCCATATATCTCCCCTCAGTCAGCTTATTCGAAaagatcgattttttttcttgcgttcTCTATATATTCTTGAATTCATATACTTTCATATGGCAGACCTTCTTATGCAAATTAtgtgttaatttttcatttagaAACTCTCAAAAATTATCTTTGCCTAGAGTCTCTGAATTTATAGTTCGTCTTAACGACGGTCCATGTAGGTCTTTAGCGTTCAGGTCAGTGGCGTTTGCCCACCCTGAAGAGACATTTAATTTACACCAAAGCTTTATTGAAGATGTTTGACCAACGACTCCAATACACGGTGTATTGCATATATAGCCACGTTTAAACACGGTATAGCCCACAGAGCCTTCCCTTTCCAGGGAGTTGACCAACACCTACGCCTTTTGGGGCAGCTACGCTTTTTCAACAAACGGCCCACACACATTCACTGTGGGGGAGTTGTGACAATAAGCCAACATCTTACAATCATCCTCCGATATGGCACAGCACACTCTCAAGCACTTCAAGCTTGAAGCTGAAGGCAGGATTGGAATAATATGTGCACCAAAGTGTGAGTTTGGGAAATCGCTCAACATGCTTTGCATACATTTAATCTTGCTTAAACTTTCCCATTTTTgggatatttaatttttgttgcttttttcggGAGGAAGTTTTGAAGTAGACTTTCTCTTCATCTATGCGAAgaaacgacgacgatgattccCATTCACGGCTTCGACACGGATTTGAACTTCGCGCTGGATGCCGCTCTTATCAGTGTGCGTTTTCTTACCCCATGTTGAAGGTCACGcgcatattttatgtttccctTCCATCCCCTCCTCCCCCTTCCCCTCCCCTTCCTTAAAAGGGTTAATCGGCACCGTACCGTTTTGTTGAATTCTCCAACTGAGCTTATCGTGTCCACATTCCGCacaacttcacacacacacacagggtgTCAGTCGGTCGGGAGTGTGCCCAACCGGATAAACACGTTCCACCGCTGGTCGTAGGCACGCGGGTGATACACCTCCCGCAGTCTTAACGGCTTAGAAAGATACAGCTGGTTGTACTGAAGGTCGTAAAACAATGTGCATTCCGCGATTCACGACTCCAGTCGACACGATCAATATTCTTCCTTGTTCGTCCACGACAGGGATGATACATTTATGATCTTAAAACAAAAGGCTAATATCAATAGCTTCaagtttttcaataaaaatattgcacGACGATCAAGTGCCGATGCGTTCGTGTGTGAAGTGATCGCGTTCGGTGCGATCGGGAATATTTCTCAACTGACATCACCTGCCATCAGCTTCACGCGACGGGATCTCGCAGCAACGGTTGCGTCTTTCGTTGCACTACGAcgcaatttaaatatttccactTTAGCACAACGGCACACACCATCACTTCCGTGTTTGGCCGCCTGTTTCTGGCCCGTTTAGTCTCAGGGCTAGGCGGTTCGAGCTGGAGAAGAAAACGAGTGACAAACAAAGGCgatctcgcacacacacaccctcctATGAGTCAACGGTATGAATCAACGATCGTACAAAATTGCCGGGCAAAGCGCCTCCAATCAAGTCATTTATTGACTTTTCTATCACGTTCGCGTTTGTTGTGCGCAGCGTCGCTTTATGGTGCAAAGGTTATGCATACCATCGTTTATTCCACTGTGGACGGTGGACACAAAAAGGCCGGGAGTGGTGTGCTACACTTTGATTTGTGGCCTTCGAAGCGCCGTGGCAGCCATCGTTGAGTGCACGATCGCAATCGTCGGTGTATGTGGGCGAGAAAGATCAATGGACGGATCGGTGTGATTTGGGGATATACATGTATATATAGTTTAGTTTGGCACACACATATTGTCCTTAAAatgtgtaccaaaaaaaaacgccggaCCGGTTACATCATAATGCGTGGTAGATGTGAATCTATACAAACATGACATCAGCGACACGCTGCAAATGGACTCGAGTGTTCCATGGAGGAGTATAAGAGTGAAAATTAAATCCCATACAGAATTGGCTTAAGGAACTGATTGAAACTGAAAGTACATTCGAGCGTACAAACGATCAAGTACACGATCGTTACGGATGGAAACGGAAACCAAAACTTATTGGACTTATGCCCACTACCATTGAATAATGCTAACACACAATGTAGTGTTTGTTATGCGTAGTTCCTTAAAACGTTACAGGCGTTATGACACTAGTGATTTAAACGCGACCACGCTAGACGAACCCGATCGCACACGCACATGTTGTGTTGTCGGAGGGGTAAAGGGGTAAAAACCAGACCTCACTAACCCGAAACTGCATTCCGGTGCTGTATAGTACCTCGAAACCCCCAAATACCGCCAACGAGTTAGACAATAACTTCTTCCACCGTGGCCACGTGAACGGGAAATGTGGTAATGATAATTGTAACGCTCAGCGTCGGTCCACAAATCCCCCCCTCGATCGCAACCTTTAccaaaaatttgcaaacacTGCAGTGGAATGTTCATTCTACTTTTGGGtaggaaaaagttttcttcaCCCGTAAACACACCCGCAATACGTaccttatttttatttatttttcgggGCCACCGCTTTACGCTAGCaacgaatgaaagaaaaaatgaggTAACGAATTAAAATGTCGgttgaagagaagaaaaaaaaagtgtatcaACGTGTGCATACACAACCGGGGaaaagagagaacgagagagagagagggagggagaAAGAGCATCAGCATAGCAAAAAAGCCACCCCAAGTCAGCCACCTCGCAAtaagttctgttttttttactgtatttttttcaacctCACAACCACACaatacaaagaaaattatgtgttgtttttgaaGATCTTGGCATGTTGTGcatgtgtgcgtttgtattTTTGCTCAGTCCGAGGCCAAACATATCATTATCTCGACTCATTATCTAATTTACATGGAATTGATGTTTACCCACTGGCTGACCGGCTTGGTGTGAGGCGCCACCTCCAAATGCCGGCCCGGCCCCGGTAGCTACGACAGAGGGAGGACAatgagagagagtgagaggtagtttgtttggtgaaaatGGGGTCAAATTTGTTCGATCGATTGCAGTTACTCCCAGCGGTGGTTGTACTGCATTTGGCCATGGAAAGATGCACCTTGAGAATGGGTTTCATCTCATTCAATAATAATTCTGTGCGTGCTTTATTAGGCAGATACAGTTTCacaaactttaaataaaacaaatcggtTGTTCTACAAATAATGCTTATAACTAaccagaaacaaacaaaacacatctaatgtttatgttttgctatttATGCACTCTCTAGAACAAAATGAATAATATCGACTTAATTTGCAAACTTAACTAACACTACTTACTCTACATATAACGGATGGTTTGATGGTTTAATAATTGCAATGACTCCAGTCTTCCACAACATTAGGACGCGGCAATTATCATATCTCATCCAGActcgttgattttttttattttattattattttttattcttttttttattttaagcattatttaagtgaaaagaaacttatttcaaccaatttgcattaaaataaatcaatttataaaattttgctaaatttcccaaaaaaaaagctaaggcaaacaaaaagctatagccttaggaaattttcaagtttttagatttttttaatttttttatttttatctctctctctctctttctctctctctctctctctttctctctctctctgtctctctctctcttggttATCATTCATCTGATGGGGCATAAGTCTAGGCTCAAAGAGAGCCCAAATCAAAAGGCATACAAAAATAGAtctgttttgggtttttgaggTTGATGTTAGAGCTGCATACTTTGCTGCCATCAAAGAAGAATTTCATGTGAATAAATAAGCCCATGAATCTTAACTAATTTATCCCCCAAAGTCAACGAAAGGATCAGTCCAATGTTCAAAATTGATAATAAGCCCTTAAGTAGAGACGAAATTAAGTGAGAGACGAAATTTAACTTATCTAATATGTTATTGGTTaaacagacaaaaacacatattaatattttttcatatttttcaaagAACCATATCGTTCTAAGTGTCTACGCCATTTTAATTGACGTAACTGTCCAACCGCACTTTATTTTAACCCCACTCGCCGTGATAAAAACGACAGTTAGATCGACTGCTCACGGGTTTATTAATCACACAAAACGTGAAGGAATTGTCCTTACCCCAAACCTATATCCATCCCCCCTCCGTAGTGGGGGACctttgttgttatgttttgaaaatgtgttcacCATATGTTGCTTCTTGGACCAACGGAGTTCCGGGCGAACGGAGATACATTGGTGTGCTGTTTTTGTGGTACTATTTGCATACGATCGTTGCCCGTGGCTTTATGTGTGCATGCCTATTTTGCACTGTACATCTTTTGGTCGGTTTCGCCCTCGTGGTCACACAATTCGACCGAGCGTGCGCCCGTTGCTTTTCGCCTGTTTTGTTTACGAACCGACGAACGTTTACGCCTTATGGAAATGGAGATGGatggtaaaataatttcagcaaaccaagctgatgatggtggcgaGACGGTCTGCAAGGTTTTGGCTTTTGGGGAAACGTCACCCGCGAAGTGAGAAAAAGGAGCAAATATTACCAATCCGCACCCCGCCGGTCGTGTTTGGTAATAAGCTGGCAGTAGTTGTGCATATGTTTCtgtccgtgtgtgtatgtatgctcGGGGTGCGTTTGAGTATAAGCCTGATGatcatgctgatgatgatgacgatcgtGTGTGCTGATGCTGATTTGATGACGCTATCGAAGGAAACCATGCTGCGAGGTCAAGAAACTTCGATGCCACGTTAAGAACTCTGTGCTCTTCCCCCCATTCTCACCCCCAATGAAGATGGGTAGATCGAAGGGGGGATCGGAGACGACAGCTTTTGGGTGTTTTTCAATGTTGCTCCAACTGAGACGTGGCCACCCTACAATATTACCAATATTTTcgggtgttgtttttctctctcttccttctATTACGTTAATTGGAATCTTTCGGCAGCCTACCGACGTGAAGCAAAATTGTGCGATCACGAAACATCTGAAACTTATGATGATAGATGATCAAACAGGTTATGTGACGTACGCATTTATTCTCGATCGCGGGTTTTTTGggcagttttgttttgaaacagcaacacacaacacGAAGTAAACCCATATGGGAAGAAATCTTCTCCAAATCGGGGCTGCTCCCTCCCCAAAAATTTTACAGCTGTCTGGGGTGTGACAAATTGATTTTGGAAACGAATTTAACACATTACCATCGGGTACCGCCCGGGGGTGctttgaaaggaaaagtttttttttggtgaaaggaaacatttaGAAAATGGCAATCAGAGGCACTTAAACGATCTCTTTTGGTTTCGCAAATCATTGCAACACCACCAAGCCGTGACTTTAATTGCCTTTTTAGCTGACGACAaagcaataaacaaataaagttTGTGTACGatcatcacaaaacaaacaccggTATTGTTCTGCTACAGATTCTGATAATGCCGCTTTTAATTAGCGAAAAAAAGGTCATCGCGTAGATAAGCAGCATCGTCGCCAAGATCGCTGAACAGTTCGCTTCTCACATTTGCTAAACATTGCAAGGTTGGCTTTGGTCGGTGGCCAGAGGCCTTTCCAGCGTTATTCATCGTGcagcaaatgtttcatttggaTGCAAAATTTCTTCATCAACATTCATCATCTATCCGGCTCGGTTTGCAATGGCACCGTCTATTGCAATCTGCGACAAGGGCGACTCCACACAGCACAATTCTACGGGATCCGTGCACGACAATAGCCCGCATTATTCTCACACTGCCGCCGCAACGCGATGCTGCGATCGTTGATGTGTGCAGCGTCTCGTGTTGCTTCATCCGGAGCACGTTGCACGGCTTCCGAATTCGACCCTCGCATGCAAAGGGAAAAGAATCCAGCGGTTTCTCTGATTACACAGTTGATTAAGCATCTTTTTTCTCCCCGCCCGCCGTTTGGTGTGTCTCTCTTGCGATCATGATCAAGAGAACCGGTCCGGTGGGGATtgattggtgttttttttaaaaaagcttACAATAGTAACTAGAGACCGGACCAGGAACTACACACAACCTCAAAACTCCCGTTGGCCAACAGCGGGAATGTATGTTAGTAGCAGCAAATTCTACCACTTCGCTGAATTGCAATCCGGtttagcaaaaaggaaaagtcgAGATCTTCTTGCACTCCATCATCATTGTGTACTTTAGAGTTCTTTGTTTTGTACCCATACGTACACCATCGTTTTGTTGCCATCATCAGCCCTAACTTGTATCGGTTGTGTGCAGTTTGCCCTTCCACTTGATTAGTCACCGGCAAACGGGAGGAACTTTGGTACGACCCGATGCCACGAACGATCAAATCACCACCGACCAAACCAACCGTGACAATTGACACCTTACACGGAAGCAAAACCGCAACATTCCCGGTCCTGCGACAAAACCAACAAGTACCATCACCTTGCATAATGGATTGCTGCGCGATTGGGGGGGCCAACAGCAGATGAGGCCATTTGTCGTTGATCGTGGTGGTGGAATTTTACGAGCGTTTCTAATTAAAATGCACTTCATGCATTTGATCAGTGTGCTCAGGGGTTTGTCCTGTTtctctacttttttttttgttcgtcccCCTTTATTCCATGCTAAGGGGGACAAACAAGTTGCAGTCCGCAACTGTGACATCCTTCCTCCATCTTGATAGCAATGCGTTGGCAGCAAACGGAAAGGTAGTTGTGTGGTATTGCGTAAGGAAGCCACATACTCGGTGTCGTATGGCTTTGGTTTACGATCggcatgggtttttttttttgttgcagaaaGTGTATACGTCTAGCCACTTTctacaataaacaaaacacgatgTTACGTTTGGATAATGATTAGGAAGTTACATTTCTCGCCTACAGGTTTATTGCAGGTTTAATCGATTTTCAAAGTTGAGTATTATTGAGTATACGAGTAAGTTTCCTCAGTTTTTTCCTCAATAATAAGGCATTATGGTATAAAAAAGATTGAGATTGTTTTTACTCAAAGGATTTCTAATCAGATATTAGattttctttacaactttctGACAACTCGTAAATTTCCgaccaaaacaaataatcgtcttttgagtttaaaaatgaaatcaaccAATTTGGATGCTTTATTGTCAATCAAAACCATCTAAAAAGAAGCGTATTCAGAtagttaaaattttgcaaaattacccaaaaaaaccaagcctatagccttagcaaattttcatattttaggattttttatgattttttactctgTTTTCTatataaagcattattttagtgaaaagaaacttatttctaccaatttgcatttaaataaatcaatttataaaattttgctaaaatactaaaaaaaacctaaggctataggcttaaaatcttttcaaatattttaatttttttaatttttttataattttttcttcttttttattattttattattatccgCCTCTGAACCATCCACGTTATTACAGAGCACTTACTTGTGTCTAGTTTTATATTCTGACCGTTTTTCTAGCAATCTTTCACTTTAAACGAATTACCCTGGTTGGACATCGCTCCCAACTCATGGTTTGACAACTCAGAGGTAACTCGTATTGGAAGGATGTTATATACTTCTGATCCCAGAACACTTGCCAACTTGCCGACTCAATAGTATTACTGTTGAGACAATCAAGAATTGTAATACTGAACGAAAGATTAATGGCAAAAACTACATATTTGTGATGTTTATTAATCATTCTCTCCTGATCAATGATCGCAACTTCTCGGAAGCGGATGTACACAAGATGATCAATTACGAGAATAGAACGAACGAGTGTTGTTACGATGTTACATGTAGTCGGTGTTATGCTTTCGTTTATTAACTACATTCATTCATCTCAGATGGCGTCAACAGATGCACACCATCAACAAAATAGAGCTAGTTACTGCGGATATTGTTATTATATCCGATCGATCATTCTTGGTGCTTTCTTCAATTGTTTAATGTAACCTTCTGCTTAGAATAAAAGCACAAGGGATAGAAAACTTTTGATCGAAAGCGAGTATCAACAGTGAAGAACTCTCGACCCCAAGGGCTCAGACACTCACGCGAAAACATCTCCCCAACAT
Proteins encoded in this window:
- the LOC125764982 gene encoding THO complex subunit 1, which produces MSSSSSNFLVLLKTFTESLERAFAVNDIEVLKADYDAARASDNDKKTALHQAFRDMLLTKAEDIPAIEGFISFAVNSCRKDMTVATMPVVLLGDIFDAVTLDRAEQIFTYVENNVAIWKEEFFFTACKHNLLRMCNDLLRRLSRSQNTVFCGRILLFLAKFFPFSERSGLNIISEFNLENITEYGMDGDEMIVEQLSGSTEAEVDGEAEENKLKIDYNLYCKFWALQDFFRNPNQCYSKVQWKTFETHAKSVLSAFSSFKLEEHRGSSTTSKAIDATAAAHCPMEEDEIRESGHFFAKFLTNPKLLSLQLSDSNFRRSVLVQFLILFQYLNSTVKFKAETHVLTQPQTDWLKETETQVYQLIEESPPNGKKFANTARHMLLREELWNSWKNEGCKEFKRPEAVLEDTGSSTVPAGSGGSATAGSTPTSGSGRPPAKRPRKPLGDQIRDATRQGKFYMGNPEITRLWNLCPDNLQACKGTDRNFLPSLETYLENPKEKQDPSFEWRALRLLARQSPHFFTLFNTPSYKVSDYLESVRKKIQKDKLDIKLEHAIQEETAPSNAEQGPEVEGEGLVGEEEQEQMDTELLKTEQLTPEDKNTHKTLAVTKEQLSELAPSIGRDWKKLATKLGYGADEIQYFESEHGTVAEQCCHLLTLWFDDDMDASLDNLAYILEGLDMIPAADAVKQMIALLSEKVEEVSE